From one Astatotilapia calliptera chromosome 10, fAstCal1.2, whole genome shotgun sequence genomic stretch:
- the LOC113030295 gene encoding alpha-crystallin A chain-like: MDIPIQYPWYRRAFPHRFPDLSMAEPLTDWPMMWPFSWSFPWMRPLFMRWFNWPDNGHSEMRLEKDRYVIYVDVKHFSPDELSVSVSDDFITVHGKHEDRQDDHGYVSREFLRKYRLPSGVTCAEVTSSLSCDGVLTITAPRSSPGPERNIPISCEDGTQKQKM; encoded by the exons ATGGATATCCCCATCCAGTATCCCTGGTACCGCCGGGCGTTCCCACATCGATTTCCTGACCTCTCCATGGCAGAACCTCTCACTGACTGGCCAATGATGTGGCCATTCTCCTGGTCCTTCCCCTGGATGCGCCCTTTGTTTATGCGTTGGTTCAACTGGCCCGACAATGGACACAGTGAG ATGCGCTTGGAAAAGGATCGCTATGTCATTTATGTGGATGTGAAGCATTTCTCCCCTGATGAGCTGTCTGTCAGCGTTAGTGATGATTTCATCACAGTACACGGCAAACATGAAGACAGACAG GATGACCACGGCTATGTGTCAAGAGAGTTTCTGAGGAAGTACAGGCTTCCTTCTGGTGTGACATGTGCCGAGGTCACCTCCAGTCTGTCGTGTGATGGTGTACTGACAATCACAGCACCTCGGTCATCTCCTGGGCCGGAGCGCAATATTCCTATTTCCTGTGAAGATggaacacagaaacagaaaatgtag
- the LOC113030846 gene encoding melanoma-derived growth regulatory protein-like, with translation MAFELWFALSLCLVLGTSEAGKQMPKLSDKKLCADSECSYPILIARALQDYYPGDCRFIPIRQGQLVYVYAMLKDRGNLFWAGSVQDAYYGQQEARIGHFPSSIVEETHALMPATTEVKTTKWDFYCY, from the exons ATGGCTTTTGAACTGTGGTTTGCTCTTTCCCTGTGCCTTGTGTTGGGAACCTCTGAAGCTGGAAAGCAAATGCCTAAACTCTCTGACAAGAAACTCTGTGCTGACTCCGAGTGCAGCT ATCCTATCTTGATAGCTCGTGCACTGCAGGACTACTACCCTGGAGACTGCAGGTTCATCCCCATCAGGCAGGGGCAGCTTGTCTATGTTTATGCAATGCTAAAAGACAGAGGGAATCTCTTCTGGGCTGGCAGT GTACAAGACGCCTATTATGGACAACAGGAAGCTCGCATTGGCCACTTCCCCAGTAGCATAGTGGAGGAGACACATGCTCTCATGCCAGCCACAACTGAAGTCAAAACTACT AAATGGGACTTCTACTGTTACTGA